A window from Leifsonia shinshuensis encodes these proteins:
- a CDS encoding TetR/AcrR family transcriptional regulator, with translation MTTTTTATRGGPATRERIIDAATELFYANGLRAVSADRIIEKVGITKVTFYRHFPTKDDLIVAYLEKRAAWERGAIQGACAEANHPLEALRMIANGIGEESCSPGFRGCPFINAAAEYPDPSHRVRLVVDAHRRWFRDATRGLLDQVGVADSSRKADQLVMLRDGAMVAGYLGDATTVAAALCAAGWAVIRPANR, from the coding sequence GTGACGACCACCACAACCGCAACCCGAGGCGGCCCCGCCACGCGCGAGCGGATCATCGACGCCGCCACAGAGCTGTTCTACGCGAACGGCCTGCGCGCCGTCAGCGCTGATCGCATCATCGAGAAAGTGGGCATAACGAAAGTCACTTTCTATCGGCACTTCCCGACAAAAGACGACCTGATCGTGGCCTACCTGGAGAAGCGGGCAGCGTGGGAGCGCGGCGCAATCCAGGGTGCCTGTGCCGAGGCAAACCATCCGCTCGAAGCGTTGCGGATGATCGCCAACGGCATTGGCGAGGAAAGCTGCTCGCCCGGCTTTCGCGGATGCCCGTTCATCAACGCGGCGGCCGAATACCCCGACCCCTCGCACCGCGTCCGGCTGGTGGTGGATGCGCACCGGCGATGGTTCAGAGATGCGACCCGCGGACTCCTCGACCAGGTCGGGGTGGCGGACTCCTCCCGCAAAGCCGACCAGCTCGTCATGCTCCGAGATGGCGCAATGGTCGCCGGGTACCTTGGCGACGCGACCACGGTCGCCGCCGCTCTTTGCGCCGCAGGCTGGGCGGTCATCCGGCCTGCGAATCGCTAA
- a CDS encoding alpha/beta hydrolase, translating into MSTPTSTPVVFIHGLWIHSSAWLPWQNVFREAGYEPSAPGWPGDKATVAETRANAAELAGVGIEQITASYSRAIAALTAKPIVIGHSFGGLIAQKLLASGEARAAIAIDPAQIKGVKPLPFAQIRSGLPVLKNPANRNRAVSLTSKQFRYGFGNAISETESNSLYSEWTIPGPGRPLSEASAANFSKSSPAAVDTIRSDRGPLLIIAGGKDHTVPEVVAKAAFRLYAGSRAVTDFRVFPDRGHSLVLDSGWRAVADASLSWLASQSL; encoded by the coding sequence ATGTCTACTCCCACTTCCACACCTGTCGTCTTCATCCACGGTCTGTGGATCCACTCGAGCGCATGGCTGCCCTGGCAGAACGTCTTCCGCGAGGCAGGCTACGAGCCGAGCGCCCCGGGATGGCCGGGCGACAAAGCGACCGTTGCAGAGACCCGCGCCAATGCGGCCGAACTCGCAGGGGTCGGTATCGAGCAGATCACTGCTTCATACAGCCGCGCCATCGCGGCTCTCACGGCGAAGCCGATCGTGATCGGCCATTCCTTCGGCGGTTTGATCGCCCAGAAGCTCCTCGCCTCCGGGGAGGCCCGCGCCGCCATCGCGATCGATCCCGCCCAGATCAAGGGCGTCAAGCCTCTGCCGTTCGCGCAAATCCGCTCGGGGTTGCCGGTGCTGAAGAATCCGGCCAACAGGAATCGCGCCGTCTCCCTCACTTCCAAGCAGTTCCGCTACGGCTTCGGGAATGCGATCAGCGAGACCGAGTCGAACTCGCTGTATTCGGAATGGACCATCCCAGGCCCGGGTCGGCCGCTCTCTGAAGCGTCCGCAGCGAACTTCAGCAAAAGTTCTCCCGCAGCGGTGGACACAATCAGGTCCGACCGCGGGCCGCTGCTGATCATCGCGGGAGGCAAAGATCACACCGTGCCGGAGGTGGTCGCTAAGGCCGCCTTTCGGTTGTATGCGGGGTCGAGGGCTGTTACCGACTTCCGGGTGTTCCCAGACCGTGGGCACTCGCTCGTCCTCGACTCCGGGTGGCGCGCCGTCGCTGATGCGTCATTGTCTTGGCTCGCATCCCAGTCGCTTTAG